Proteins encoded together in one Variovorax paradoxus EPS window:
- the hisI gene encoding phosphoribosyl-AMP cyclohydrolase, with product MNWLDEVKWDANGLVPVIAQEQGSNDVLMFAWMNREALEKTAELGRAVYFSRSRNKLWFKGEESGHVQTVHEIRLDCDNDVVLLKVTQLGHEPGIACHTGRHSCFFSKYEKGQWTVVEPVLKDPESIYK from the coding sequence ATGAATTGGCTCGATGAAGTGAAGTGGGACGCGAACGGCCTGGTGCCGGTCATCGCGCAGGAACAAGGCAGCAACGACGTGCTGATGTTCGCCTGGATGAACCGCGAGGCGCTCGAGAAGACCGCCGAGCTGGGCCGTGCGGTGTATTTCAGCCGCTCGCGCAACAAGCTCTGGTTCAAGGGCGAGGAATCGGGCCACGTGCAGACCGTGCACGAGATCCGCCTGGATTGCGACAACGACGTGGTGCTGCTCAAGGTCACCCAGCTGGGCCACGAACCCGGTATCGCCTGCCACACCGGCCGCCACAGCTGCTTCTTCAGCAAGTACGAAAAAGGCCAGTGGACCGTGGTCGAGCCGGTCTTGAAAGACCCGGAGTCGATCTACAAATGA
- the tatB gene encoding Sec-independent protein translocase protein TatB, translated as MLDLGIEKLALIGVVALIVIGPEKLPRVARTVGTLLGKAQRYVNDVKAEVNRSMELDELRKMKTTVEEAARDVENNIHTGASEFEKQFSGSGETLSALAEPEVSVPEYKHPRKNWRLKQGATPNWYKARNGVRTKALSGAARVARFRPHKIN; from the coding sequence GTGCTCGACCTCGGCATTGAGAAGCTGGCGCTGATCGGCGTCGTGGCGCTGATCGTCATAGGGCCGGAGAAGCTGCCGCGCGTGGCTCGCACGGTCGGCACCTTGCTCGGCAAGGCCCAGCGCTACGTGAACGACGTCAAGGCCGAAGTCAACCGCTCGATGGAGCTGGACGAACTCCGCAAGATGAAGACCACGGTGGAGGAGGCGGCGCGCGACGTCGAGAACAACATCCACACCGGCGCGAGCGAATTCGAAAAGCAGTTTTCCGGCTCCGGCGAAACGCTCTCGGCACTGGCCGAGCCTGAAGTTTCGGTGCCCGAGTACAAGCACCCCCGCAAGAACTGGCGCCTGAAGCAGGGTGCCACGCCTAATTGGTACAAGGCGCGCAACGGCGTTCGGACCAAGGCCTTGTCGGGTGCGGCGCGGGTTGCCCGCTTCCGTCCGCACAAGATCAACTAG
- a CDS encoding AAA family ATPase → MLSALAIANYRSLRQLTVPLGRLTVVTGANGSGKSSVYRAMRLLADIANGGVIRSLVREGGLSSTLWAGPESFSAAMLRGEMPVQGTRRNEPVALKLGFAGAESEDFGYAIDIGLPPPIPSTAFSRDPQIKHEAIWSGPLLRPSTQLVDRKGGALRLREGKGWQAVGRPIPAFASMMTEHADPRDAPEMLTLREQMRSWRFYDHFRSDADAPARLPQLGTYTPVLANDGADLAAALQTIREIGDGEALDRAVDDAFPGARVEVEAEGDRFQTLMHQHGLLRPLTAAELSDGTLRYLLWIAALLTPRPPALLVLNEPETSLHPDLLPALGRLIAQAARQSQVIVVSHAARLIAALDDCEGLQPVVLEKQFGETRIANLDMSEIPRWEWPAR, encoded by the coding sequence GTGCTCTCCGCGCTCGCCATTGCCAACTACCGCTCGCTGCGCCAGCTGACGGTGCCGCTCGGCCGCCTCACGGTTGTGACGGGCGCCAACGGCAGCGGCAAGTCGAGCGTGTACCGCGCGATGCGCCTCTTGGCCGACATCGCCAATGGCGGTGTGATCCGCTCGCTGGTGCGGGAGGGCGGGCTGTCTTCCACGTTGTGGGCCGGGCCGGAGAGCTTTTCTGCCGCGATGCTGCGGGGCGAGATGCCGGTGCAGGGCACGAGGCGCAACGAGCCCGTCGCGCTGAAGCTGGGGTTCGCCGGCGCCGAGTCGGAGGATTTCGGATACGCGATCGACATCGGCCTGCCGCCGCCGATTCCCTCGACGGCTTTCTCGCGTGACCCGCAGATCAAGCACGAGGCGATCTGGAGCGGCCCGCTGCTGCGGCCCTCGACCCAACTGGTCGACCGCAAGGGTGGCGCGCTGCGCCTGCGCGAAGGCAAGGGCTGGCAGGCCGTGGGCCGGCCGATCCCGGCCTTCGCCAGCATGATGACGGAGCACGCCGACCCGCGCGATGCGCCCGAGATGCTCACGCTGCGGGAGCAAATGCGCTCCTGGCGCTTCTACGATCATTTCCGCTCCGACGCCGATGCACCCGCGCGCCTGCCGCAATTGGGCACCTACACGCCGGTGCTCGCCAACGACGGCGCCGACCTGGCCGCGGCGCTGCAGACCATCCGCGAGATCGGCGACGGCGAGGCACTCGACCGTGCCGTGGACGATGCCTTTCCAGGTGCCCGCGTCGAAGTCGAGGCCGAAGGCGATCGCTTCCAGACGCTGATGCACCAGCACGGCCTCCTGCGGCCCCTGACGGCCGCCGAACTCTCGGACGGCACCCTGCGCTACCTGTTGTGGATCGCGGCGCTGCTCACGCCCCGGCCGCCCGCGCTGCTGGTGCTCAACGAGCCCGAGACCAGCCTGCATCCCGACCTGCTGCCGGCGCTCGGCCGTCTCATCGCGCAGGCGGCGCGCCAGTCGCAGGTGATCGTGGTGTCGCACGCGGCGCGCCTGATCGCCGCGCTGGACGACTGCGAAGGCCTGCAACCGGTGGTGCTCGAAAAGCAGTTCGGCGAGACCCGCATCGCGAACCTCGACATGAGCGAGATCCCGCGCTGGGAGTGGCCAGCGCGGTAA
- the tatA gene encoding Sec-independent protein translocase subunit TatA, with product MGSFSIWHWLIVLLVVVMIFGTKKLRNMGSDLGGAVKGFKDGMKDANGNPTTDATAASSAPAAQVTGQPANSDKTIDVEARQKS from the coding sequence ATGGGTTCTTTTTCTATCTGGCACTGGCTGATCGTGCTGCTCGTCGTGGTCATGATCTTCGGCACCAAGAAGCTGCGGAACATGGGTTCGGACCTTGGTGGCGCCGTCAAGGGCTTCAAGGACGGCATGAAGGATGCCAACGGCAACCCCACCACCGACGCAACTGCCGCTTCGTCGGCCCCCGCGGCGCAAGTGACCGGTCAGCCGGCCAACAGCGACAAGACGATCGACGTCGAAGCGCGTCAGAAGTCCTGA
- the hisF gene encoding imidazole glycerol phosphate synthase subunit HisF: MLAKRIIPCLDVTGGRVVKGVNFLELRDAGDPVEIAARYNAQGADELTFLDITATSDGRDLILPIIEAVASQVFIPLTVGGGVRTVADVRRLLNAGADKTSFNSAAIADPQVINDASQKYGSQCIVVAIDAKRRTPEEAATRGPGWDVYSHGGRKNTGMDAVQWATEMARRGAGEILLTSMDRDGTKSGFDLALTRAVSDAVSVPVIASGGVGNLDDLADGIQTGGADAVLAASIFHYGEHTVGEAKARMAARGIPVRI; the protein is encoded by the coding sequence ATGCTTGCCAAACGCATCATTCCCTGCCTCGACGTTACCGGCGGCCGTGTCGTCAAGGGCGTCAACTTTCTCGAACTGCGCGATGCCGGCGACCCGGTCGAGATCGCCGCGCGCTACAACGCGCAGGGCGCCGACGAACTCACCTTCCTGGACATCACCGCCACCAGCGACGGGCGCGACCTGATCCTGCCGATCATCGAGGCGGTGGCTTCGCAGGTCTTCATTCCGCTCACGGTCGGCGGCGGCGTGCGCACCGTGGCTGATGTGCGCCGGCTCCTCAATGCGGGCGCGGACAAGACCAGCTTCAACTCGGCCGCCATCGCCGATCCGCAGGTGATCAACGATGCCTCGCAGAAGTACGGCTCGCAGTGCATCGTGGTGGCCATCGATGCCAAGCGCCGCACGCCCGAAGAGGCGGCCACGCGCGGTCCGGGATGGGATGTGTACAGCCACGGCGGCCGCAAGAACACGGGCATGGACGCCGTGCAATGGGCCACCGAGATGGCGCGCCGCGGCGCGGGCGAAATCCTCCTCACGAGCATGGACCGCGACGGCACCAAAAGCGGTTTCGACCTCGCACTGACACGCGCGGTGAGCGATGCGGTCAGCGTGCCGGTGATCGCCTCGGGCGGCGTCGGCAACCTGGACGACCTCGCCGACGGCATCCAGACCGGCGGCGCCGATGCGGTGCTGGCGGCCAGCATTTTTCACTACGGCGAACACACCGTGGGCGAGGCGAAAGCCCGCATGGCGGCGCGGGGCATCCCTGTCCGGATTTAA
- a CDS encoding amino acid ABC transporter substrate-binding protein — MKPKATRSVLSVLLAGLLAAASLATAPAHAQEQLTGTLAKARETGAITIGYRESSVPFSYLNARKEPIGYSIELCRALVTAIEDTVNKSLTIKWVPVTSDSRIDAVASGQVDLECGSTTNNLERQKRVSFSPTMFVSGTKVLVKKGAPIKSFRDLAGKKVAVTAGTTNEKTLRDLSEKFKLGINLQVARDHAESFGLVKSGQADAFATDDVLLYGLIAQDAAKADYEVVGDFLSYDPYGIMYRKGDAQLAKVVNDTFQVLAEDGEIERQYKRWFLRKLPSGESINLPMSAQLETIIQTMSVKAE; from the coding sequence ATGAAGCCCAAGGCCACGCGGTCGGTTCTGTCGGTTCTTCTTGCCGGATTGCTGGCGGCTGCCTCGCTTGCCACCGCACCGGCGCACGCGCAGGAACAGCTCACCGGCACCCTCGCCAAGGCGCGCGAGACCGGCGCCATCACCATCGGCTACCGCGAGTCGTCGGTGCCCTTCTCGTACCTCAATGCGCGCAAGGAGCCGATCGGCTATTCGATCGAACTGTGCCGCGCGCTGGTCACCGCCATCGAGGACACGGTCAACAAGAGCCTCACGATCAAGTGGGTGCCCGTCACGTCCGATTCGCGCATCGACGCGGTCGCCAGCGGCCAGGTCGACCTGGAGTGCGGCTCCACCACCAACAACCTCGAACGCCAGAAGCGCGTGAGCTTCTCGCCGACGATGTTTGTCTCGGGCACCAAGGTGCTGGTGAAGAAAGGCGCGCCGATCAAGTCGTTCCGCGACCTGGCCGGCAAGAAGGTGGCCGTGACCGCCGGCACCACCAACGAGAAGACGCTGCGCGATTTGTCGGAGAAGTTCAAGCTCGGCATCAACCTGCAGGTGGCGCGCGACCATGCGGAATCCTTCGGGCTCGTGAAGAGCGGCCAGGCCGATGCCTTCGCGACCGACGATGTGCTGCTCTACGGCCTCATCGCCCAGGACGCCGCCAAGGCCGACTACGAGGTGGTCGGCGACTTCCTCTCGTACGACCCCTACGGGATCATGTACCGCAAGGGCGATGCGCAGCTGGCCAAGGTGGTCAACGACACCTTCCAGGTGCTGGCGGAAGACGGCGAGATCGAGCGGCAATACAAGCGCTGGTTCCTGCGCAAGCTGCCCTCGGGCGAGAGCATCAACCTGCCGATGAGTGCGCAGCTGGAGACGATCATCCAGACGATGTCGGTGAAGGCCGAGTAG
- a CDS encoding DUF4870 family protein yields the protein MANDIVNVEPDESLKTWGWVSYILHLIVAIGAVLPGAQASIVILLVALVIDFVKRDDAAGTWQASHFSWRIRSVIWAGLLYIVTSWLWLLFFVPGWIAWSLISLWFLYRIVKGMIRMNDNRPMEPKDVI from the coding sequence ATGGCCAACGACATCGTGAACGTGGAACCCGACGAATCGCTCAAGACTTGGGGCTGGGTGAGCTACATCCTGCACCTGATCGTGGCCATCGGCGCGGTCCTCCCGGGAGCGCAGGCCTCCATCGTCATCCTGCTGGTGGCCCTGGTGATCGATTTCGTGAAGCGCGACGACGCGGCCGGCACCTGGCAGGCCTCGCACTTCAGCTGGCGCATCCGTTCGGTGATCTGGGCCGGCCTGCTTTACATCGTCACCTCGTGGCTCTGGCTGCTGTTCTTCGTTCCGGGCTGGATCGCCTGGAGCCTGATTTCGCTGTGGTTCCTGTACCGGATCGTGAAAGGCATGATCCGCATGAACGACAACCGCCCGATGGAACCCAAAGATGTCATCTGA
- a CDS encoding dicarboxylate/amino acid:cation symporter yields the protein MKKKLPMAAWILIAMVLGIIVGYMIFTSFPDKKAAKEIADYVSIVSDVFLRLIKMLIGPLVFSTLVVGIAHMGDAKSVGRVFGKAIGWFLTASLISLVIGLVMANLLKPGENLGLPLPDIGASANLATSKFTFKDFVSHTVPKSFVEAMANNEILQIVVFSMFFGVALASLGDKAKTLVAAIEELSHAMLKITGYVMKLAPLAVLAAMAATVAVNGLGILIKFAVFMRDFYLGLFVLWAVLILAGLLFLGPRVFKLLVLIKEAFLLSFATASSEAAYPKILQALDRFGVKRKISSFVMPMGYSFNLDGSMMYCTFAVLFIAQAYDIHMPISTQVTMLLILMLTSKGMAGVPRASLVVIAATLNHFDIPEAGLLLILGVDTFLDMGRSATNAVGNSIATAVVAKWEGELLSEGDAEVNAKALDEEANATLAHPAHA from the coding sequence ATGAAGAAAAAATTGCCGATGGCGGCATGGATCCTGATCGCCATGGTGCTGGGCATCATCGTGGGCTACATGATCTTCACCAGCTTTCCGGACAAGAAGGCTGCCAAGGAAATCGCGGACTACGTTTCCATCGTCTCCGACGTGTTCCTGCGCCTCATCAAGATGCTGATCGGCCCGCTGGTGTTCTCCACGCTGGTGGTGGGCATCGCGCACATGGGCGATGCCAAATCGGTGGGCCGCGTGTTCGGCAAGGCCATCGGCTGGTTTCTCACCGCCTCACTCATTTCGCTGGTCATCGGCCTGGTCATGGCCAACCTGCTCAAGCCCGGCGAGAACCTGGGCCTGCCGCTGCCCGACATCGGCGCCTCGGCCAACCTCGCGACCAGCAAATTCACCTTCAAGGACTTCGTGAGCCACACGGTGCCCAAGTCTTTCGTGGAGGCGATGGCCAACAACGAGATCCTGCAGATCGTGGTGTTCTCGATGTTCTTCGGCGTGGCGCTGGCCTCGCTCGGCGACAAGGCCAAGACGCTGGTGGCCGCAATCGAGGAGCTCTCGCACGCGATGCTCAAGATCACGGGCTACGTCATGAAGCTCGCGCCGCTGGCGGTGCTGGCCGCCATGGCTGCCACGGTCGCCGTGAACGGGCTGGGCATTCTCATCAAGTTCGCCGTGTTCATGCGCGACTTCTACCTGGGCCTGTTCGTGCTGTGGGCCGTGCTCATCCTGGCCGGCCTGCTGTTCCTCGGACCGCGCGTGTTCAAGCTGCTGGTGCTCATCAAGGAAGCCTTCCTGCTCTCGTTCGCCACCGCGAGTTCCGAGGCGGCGTACCCCAAGATCCTGCAGGCGCTCGACCGTTTCGGCGTGAAGCGCAAGATATCCAGCTTCGTGATGCCGATGGGCTACTCGTTCAACCTGGACGGCTCGATGATGTACTGCACCTTCGCCGTGCTCTTCATCGCGCAGGCCTACGACATCCACATGCCGATCAGCACGCAGGTCACGATGCTGCTGATCCTCATGCTCACCTCCAAGGGCATGGCCGGCGTGCCGCGCGCCTCGCTGGTGGTGATTGCCGCGACGCTCAACCACTTCGACATTCCCGAGGCCGGCCTGCTGCTGATCCTGGGCGTCGACACCTTCCTCGACATGGGCCGCTCGGCCACGAACGCGGTGGGCAATTCCATCGCCACCGCGGTGGTCGCCAAATGGGAGGGCGAACTGCTCTCCGAGGGCGATGCCGAGGTCAACGCCAAGGCGCTCGACGAGGAGGCCAACGCCACCCTCGCCCATCCGGCCCACGCGTGA
- a CDS encoding histidine triad nucleotide-binding protein, producing the protein MSSDPNCVFCKIVEGKIPSRKVYEDEDLFGFHDIAPWAPVHFMLVPKKHIASMAQLTPDDAALMGKIMTLAPKLALEQGCRPYPDGGYRVVVNTGTEGGQEVHHLHVHVMGGPRPWLRG; encoded by the coding sequence ATGTCATCTGATCCGAACTGCGTTTTCTGCAAAATCGTCGAAGGAAAGATCCCTTCGCGCAAGGTCTACGAAGACGAGGACCTGTTCGGTTTCCATGACATCGCGCCCTGGGCGCCGGTGCATTTCATGCTGGTGCCCAAGAAGCACATCGCCTCGATGGCGCAGCTCACGCCTGACGACGCCGCCCTCATGGGCAAGATCATGACCCTGGCGCCGAAGCTGGCGCTGGAGCAGGGCTGCAGGCCCTATCCGGACGGCGGCTATCGCGTCGTCGTCAACACCGGCACCGAGGGCGGGCAGGAGGTTCACCATCTCCATGTGCACGTCATGGGCGGTCCCCGGCCATGGCTTCGCGGCTGA
- the hisA gene encoding 1-(5-phosphoribosyl)-5-[(5-phosphoribosylamino)methylideneamino]imidazole-4-carboxamide isomerase, whose translation MLLIPAIDLKDGHCVRLKQGDMDQSTIFSEDPAAMARKWVTAGARRLHLVDLNGAFAGKPQNHAAIKAILKEVGDDIPVQLGGGIRDLDTIERYIDDGLRYVIIGTAAVKNPGFLKDACSAFGGHIIVGLDAKDGKVATDGWSKLTGHEVADLGKKFEDYGVESIIYTDIGRDGMLSGINIEATVKLAQALTIPVIASGGLSNMADIDQLCAVEFEGVEGVICGRAIYSGDLDFAAAQARADELAGA comes from the coding sequence ATGCTCCTCATTCCCGCCATTGATCTCAAAGACGGCCACTGCGTTCGCCTCAAGCAGGGCGACATGGACCAGTCCACCATCTTCAGCGAAGACCCCGCCGCCATGGCCCGCAAGTGGGTCACCGCCGGTGCGCGGCGGCTGCACCTGGTCGACCTGAACGGCGCCTTTGCCGGCAAGCCGCAGAACCACGCGGCGATCAAGGCGATCCTGAAGGAAGTCGGCGACGACATCCCGGTGCAACTGGGTGGCGGCATTCGCGACCTGGACACCATCGAGCGCTACATCGACGACGGCCTGCGTTACGTGATCATCGGCACCGCCGCAGTCAAGAACCCGGGGTTCCTCAAGGACGCGTGCAGCGCCTTCGGCGGCCACATCATCGTGGGCCTGGACGCCAAGGACGGCAAGGTCGCCACCGACGGCTGGAGCAAGCTCACGGGCCACGAGGTGGCAGACCTCGGCAAGAAGTTCGAGGACTACGGGGTCGAATCGATCATCTACACCGACATCGGCCGCGACGGCATGCTCTCGGGCATCAACATCGAGGCGACCGTCAAACTCGCGCAGGCGCTGACCATTCCGGTGATCGCCTCGGGCGGCCTCTCGAACATGGCCGACATCGACCAGCTCTGCGCGGTCGAGTTCGAAGGCGTCGAGGGCGTGATCTGCGGACGCGCCATCTACTCGGGCGACCTCGACTTCGCCGCCGCGCAAGCCCGCGCGGACGAGCTGGCCGGCGCCTGA
- the tatC gene encoding twin-arginine translocase subunit TatC, whose amino-acid sequence MADSDDKNKDKEDELAGTEQPFVQHLVELRDRLLYCVYGLAVAGILLAIWPGPGGLIDLIAMPIRAHMPPDAKLIAIGVFSPFFVPLKVLMMTAVLLALPWLMYQAWMFIAPGLYSHEKRFALPLIFFGSLLAYAGIAFVQFFVLDKMFSFIQKFTPAAVAATPDISSYVEAILSLYIAFGVAFQVPIVVMLLVRFEMVTIEKLKSFRGYFIVVAFVVAAVLTPPDVVSQLALAIPMCLLYEVGIIGARYFAMGGKKPAEEENADSSA is encoded by the coding sequence ATGGCCGATTCCGACGACAAGAACAAAGACAAAGAAGACGAGCTGGCGGGCACCGAGCAGCCGTTCGTGCAGCACCTCGTCGAGCTTCGCGACCGCCTGCTCTACTGCGTCTACGGCCTCGCTGTCGCGGGCATCCTGCTCGCTATCTGGCCCGGACCGGGCGGACTCATCGACCTGATCGCGATGCCCATCCGCGCGCACATGCCGCCGGACGCCAAGCTCATCGCCATCGGCGTGTTCTCGCCGTTCTTCGTGCCGCTCAAGGTGCTGATGATGACGGCCGTGCTGCTGGCGCTGCCGTGGCTCATGTACCAGGCCTGGATGTTCATTGCGCCGGGGCTCTACAGCCACGAGAAGCGCTTTGCACTGCCGTTGATTTTCTTCGGCAGCCTGCTGGCCTATGCGGGCATTGCCTTCGTGCAGTTCTTCGTGCTGGACAAGATGTTCAGCTTCATCCAGAAGTTCACGCCGGCCGCGGTGGCGGCAACGCCCGACATCTCGTCGTACGTGGAGGCCATCCTCTCGCTCTACATCGCGTTCGGCGTCGCCTTCCAGGTGCCGATCGTGGTGATGCTGCTGGTGCGCTTCGAGATGGTGACGATCGAGAAGCTGAAGTCCTTCCGCGGCTACTTCATCGTGGTGGCCTTCGTGGTGGCCGCGGTGCTCACGCCGCCCGACGTTGTGTCGCAGCTCGCGCTGGCGATTCCGATGTGCCTGCTGTACGAGGTGGGCATCATCGGGGCGCGCTACTTCGCGATGGGCGGCAAGAAGCCGGCGGAAGAAGAAAACGCCGACTCTTCGGCATAA
- a CDS encoding D-hexose-6-phosphate mutarotase, protein MEITPIEFRGQPAIRALGADGSTLTVALHGAQVLSWTTADGVERFYVSPRAVFDGKTAIRGGVPVCCPQFNMRGMLPKHGFMRNLPWESQGTGASGDTLALRLRDNEATRALWPHAFEARLDVTLAPGQLRIALTLTNIDSAPWAFAAALHSYLHVDDIAQVRLEGLEGANRWDSLRDDRHVETAAALRFDAEFDSVYVAPAKPLRLVQPGGTLEISQSASCTETVVWNPGAELCAKLADMPADGYRHMLCVEAARIDEQVTLAPGAQWQGWQQLTVL, encoded by the coding sequence ATGGAAATCACCCCGATCGAGTTTCGCGGCCAGCCCGCGATCCGAGCCCTTGGCGCAGATGGCAGCACGTTGACCGTGGCCCTGCATGGCGCGCAAGTGCTCTCGTGGACCACGGCCGACGGAGTGGAAAGGTTCTATGTCAGCCCCCGCGCCGTGTTCGACGGCAAGACCGCGATCCGCGGTGGCGTGCCCGTATGTTGCCCGCAGTTCAACATGCGCGGCATGCTGCCCAAACATGGTTTCATGCGCAATCTGCCTTGGGAGTCGCAGGGCACTGGCGCCTCGGGCGACACCCTGGCACTCCGGCTGCGCGACAACGAGGCCACCCGTGCGCTCTGGCCGCACGCTTTCGAGGCGCGCCTTGACGTGACGCTGGCTCCCGGCCAGTTGCGCATCGCGCTCACGCTGACCAACATCGACTCCGCGCCCTGGGCCTTTGCCGCGGCGCTGCATTCCTACCTTCATGTCGACGACATCGCCCAGGTGCGGCTCGAGGGCCTCGAAGGCGCCAACCGCTGGGATTCGCTGCGCGACGACCGCCATGTGGAGACCGCTGCCGCATTGCGGTTCGATGCCGAGTTCGACAGCGTCTATGTCGCGCCCGCAAAACCGCTGCGCCTCGTGCAGCCGGGCGGCACGCTCGAAATCTCGCAAAGCGCGAGCTGCACCGAAACCGTGGTGTGGAACCCCGGCGCCGAGCTCTGCGCCAAGCTGGCCGACATGCCGGCCGACGGCTACCGCCACATGCTCTGCGTCGAGGCGGCCCGCATCGACGAACAAGTGACCCTGGCGCCCGGCGCCCAATGGCAGGGCTGGCAACAGCTCACCGTTCTCTGA
- a CDS encoding phosphoribosyl-ATP diphosphatase — translation MTGTVNNTSDALARLAAVIETRLPANGGDPEKSYVARLLHKGPDAFLKKIGEEATEVVMAAKDADHGGDRSKIVNEVADLWFHTMVALAHYGFSPAEVVAELERREGTSGIEEKALRKVQAREASND, via the coding sequence ATGACCGGCACCGTGAACAACACCTCCGATGCTCTCGCACGCTTGGCCGCGGTCATCGAGACCCGCCTGCCCGCGAACGGTGGCGACCCCGAGAAGAGCTACGTCGCGCGCCTCCTGCACAAGGGCCCCGACGCCTTCCTGAAGAAGATCGGCGAGGAAGCCACCGAAGTCGTGATGGCCGCCAAGGACGCCGATCACGGCGGCGACCGCTCGAAAATAGTGAACGAAGTGGCCGACCTGTGGTTCCACACCATGGTGGCGCTCGCGCACTACGGTTTCTCGCCGGCTGAAGTCGTCGCGGAGCTCGAGCGCCGCGAGGGCACCAGCGGCATCGAGGAAAAGGCCCTGCGCAAAGTGCAGGCCCGCGAGGCATCCAACGATTGA